ATCTTGAGTTATTTGGTGACTCtgaatttatcaatatccttgtTCCTCTCTCACCATTAtatattcctcccccccactgtaATGTGTCCTCCTGATCCATGAGTTAGAGATGATTAGGCACTTGTGCATCATGCCAAAGTTAGAGTCACTGCCACTACCTTAATTATATTGCACCACTGATCATCTTAAAATGTTGTTTGATATTTTAAACTTTAGATTTTTCAGGCTTCTTGACAGTGGGCCATGTAGGTTGCCAGTGGGGGTTACTAGAACTAAATTCATTAGTTTGGGCTTTTGGAATCTTTTAGTGTATGAATATAGGCAGCCATAGTCTATGATTTAAGTATAACATCTCTTAAGGGGCACTGGCACATCTCTTTGTTCTTCACCTGGTCCTTTTATTAACACACTGTTAGAACTGTATGTCTACTGGCCTCTGCAGTGTTCATGTTGTGTGCAATGACATGTCTACCTTGGGAGAATATGTGATGTGTGAGCAAGGTCTGAGGGGCAATGTACATTTCAAATGTCTAGATCTGGCCTTAGCGATGTAGCCATTTGCTTTTGGCGCAGGTGTGAAATAACAGCAGATGTCAGGGATCCGAAAGGGTATTTGTGCATTTCaccaggagggcagggggattATAGTGTGTGTCTTGCCCTTTGAGGAAAATAACAGAGTTAGTTTGTAGAAGCTGTTTGTCTCTGGTGTCCTACAAATATAGGTATGTGAAACTGAAAGGAAATGGATTTTCACATGACCAGAGCAAACACTGTTCTAATGCATGCCAAGAGATTTATACCCAGATCATTTTTCCCCTCCTGGACTTGAGGTTCCATTGATGATTATTCTTTCATTTCATGGCAGGCAGACtggaaatatttccctttcccttCACATAAATAGATGAAAATAGATGGAAGTTTTTCCACTGAGTTCAAGGGCATTTACAATTCATTGACAAACAGCTTCCACCTGTGAAAAGGGAACCTCAAAACCAGGACTGGATTATCAACCTCGCCAGCCTTCTCTTCCTCCCATGTGCAGCATATAGGGAGAATTcatacttttttttcctctggggAGGCAAAAGGAAGAGAATAAAGActaacaccccccacccctatGTTTTTAATTGCTTCCCCCAGCCCAACGGCTCATCAGTTCCAAACTTTACTCCCTGATAGAGACCTCACTCTTTTTAGTGACTTTATTCcatgatttagggcttgtctacacttgcaaaggTACAGAAATAGGTAAGACAAGGCCCTTATTCTTCAAAGTTTTGTTCAGCAAAGGACAAgattcatccatccatctacgGCAAGTGTTTCTAGAGGGCCCATTGCCATCATCCTATTTGCCTGTCTGTTTATTGATCTGAATTAACCAGAAAGATAGGATTAACCCTACTGTACCATAAAATTAAGCAATAAGATTCCCAAGTCTCTCCCACAGGGGGTAGGGTTGTAGCTGAGCCCAAATAATCAACCATATCTGAAGCTCCCCGGCTGCCATTCGCTTCTGATCCATTAGCTAGTTATTAAACCTCTTTATCTCTTATTGCAGATCGAAGATCCACTGCCAGCCACGCTTAACTCAGTTAGCTTAAAAGGGAGCATAGTTCGGCTTTATTAAACTCCCCTTTCCTGCCCTGATGGCTTGGAGTTAATGGCTTTTAATAAAACAGCATGAGAAGGTGCTTCAAGTGGGGGCTGAGTTTTTTCCTAAATGTAAAGCAAGCAAGGAAAGAATGTTCCTTTTGGGGCGCGGATCTAACCCCAACTCAGCCCCATTATTTGAAGAGTAGGACTGGGGCAAAAGAAGCCGGCGTCCTAGAGGCCAAGCTTTGGACACTGATGGAGACATCTGTCACCTCTTTGAAGCCACTGAATTGTTTCCAGCATCCCTTTCCTGCCCTGCTCTGGCTCTGGGGAAGCGAAGCACCGTTTCCAGCCCTAAACAATCTTCTCTCGCAGCGCCGCTCCCGGGGACATTAGCGTTGGCTGGGGCAGAGATTGTGGCTCCTGGGCAGAGCCCAGGGAAGTAACAGCGAGGGGGACAAAAGACAGAGGCTTGCAGCAAGCGGGCAAGCCCTGGCTCCGGGGCCGGAGTCCCAGGGACTCAGCTCCCCAAGCAGACGTGACAAGTATAACCCGGCGCTGGAGCAAGGGGGCAGCAGTGGCCAGCCGCCCGCggagcaggaggggagaggtCGGGGCTGCGGACCGGACCGGCTCCGGGGGTGGCGAAGGGGCAGCCGGGATGAGACAATCAGCAAAGCCACCCCCGCCAGGCGGGGCGAGCCGCCGGAGCGGATTGGCTGGAGCGAGGGGCTAGGCGAGGAACATGCCCGAGCTGCTGCCAGCCTGAGCCACGCCAAGCAGAGCAGCGCCCAGGTTACAGGCTGCCCCGCCGGGCTCAGGGCTCACTCGGCCCCCGCAGCCGGGCACGGAGCCCGGGCAGCCCGGGCACGGAGCGAGCCCTGGGCCGCTCCGCTCTTGGCTCGCCCGGAGCCCGGCCGGGGACGGGAAGGGAGCTGTCCGTTCAGCACCACGGGGATGCGCCTGCCCCTCCGCCAGCAGCCGGCCACTGCCGCCACCGCCCGGGGGCAGCCGGGGGCCGGGCCGCTGCAACCGGCGGGGGCTTTTCATGGACAGCCCCAAACTTTCCTGCTCGGCGCCTGAGGGGTGGAggaagcagcagctcccagccgggCAGCCAGCGCAGGGACTGGGGCGATAGGGAGCCAGGCACAGAgcctggggtgtgtggggggctgtAGAGCGATCTGCATAAGGGGGAGTTTGTGTAGAggaggtagtgtgtgtgtgtgtgtgtgtgtgtgagagagagagagagagagagagagtgcaggggggtgtctgtgtgtgtgtgtgagtgcagggtgtgtgtgtgtctgtgcgtgtGAGAAAGAGTGTagggtgtgtctctctgtgtgtgtctgcgtATTGTGTGggtgtgtaggggtgtgtgtagtgTGTGAGAGTTCAGGATGTTTGTGTctgtgtagtgtgtgtgtttctgtaggaggtgtgtgtgcgtgtgtagtGTCAGAGTTCaggatgtgtgtgtctgtatagtgtgtgtgtagggggtgtgtgtgtaggggtgtgtgtgagagtgaaggatgtgtgtgtctgtatagtgtgtgtgtaggggtgtgtgtgagagtgaaggatgtgtgtgtctgtatagtgtgtgtgtaggggggtgtGTGAGAGTGCaggctgtgtgtgtctgggagatagtgcaggctgtgtgtgtttgggcgCAGAGGGGAGCGAGTGTGCACGCCGTGAAGTGTGTCTGATCGCGTGTGCGCCCGAGGGGAGCGGGCAGGTGTGTAACAAGTCTGCGGGAGCAGCTCTCAGGGCCGCCCCCGGGAGCTCCCCGAGTTGGACCCACCGGTCCCGCTCCCTGCTCTCAGCGGCCAGGCGCGCTGAGCTCTGCACACAGCGTCGGGCATCAGGCAGTCAATCAGGGGAAGCGCCGTTCGGCCCCAGCCCCGCGACCACCCGGCCCCGCTCCCCTCGCACGGCCGGCTCCCTGCGCAAGGTGAGTGCCTTCACTCCGCCTGGACGGGGGGCGGGGGCCTGAGCTGTGCGGAATCGGGGGCTGGCTCTGAGTGCCTGCGCGGCCAGGGCTGCTGGACGCGGGCGAGCAGAGCTGTCTGCTCAGCACCACACCTGGGGCCATGCGGAAATACAACTTGGGGTGCCGGGGGAAAGTCTttcagcccagggctccagctgggacaGGATAGCTTGATACTAACAGGCATGGCTCTGGGCTTCTTCCCCCTCCTATCTCTGGGCGATGGGGGAGGACCAGGGATGCAGTGTCTGGAAATAACCCCAGACTCCTACAAGCAAGGACAGTGCTGTCCAGGGGTCAGAGCCTGAGGTGTTTGCTCAGCATTTACTCAAGCACTTTCTATGGGAGGGCATCAACCAGCCTCTGAATACTGGGGCTGAAATAAAACCTCTCTCTAGTGGCAGGTTATTCCATCGCatgcagggttcttacaccttcctctgaagcatctggtgccagCCATTGTCAGAGCAGGATAATGGACCAGATGGACTATGGGTCTGAGCCAAtctgacaattcctatgttcctaaggATTTAAAGGCATCACCCTATGCATGGAGCTGATAAATTCACTGGGAATCCATTTCTGACTATGTACAATTCTCCACACATGACTGAGCAACAattaagaaaggaaaatatttacagTAGAACATTCTGACCCCTCTTCATTAACTCTCTTTTCCAGGCTTGTATAAGTCCATTGGAACGTGCCAGAACCGCTCAGGGTCCAGTGGTGGGAAAGGAGCTTCCCggtcatagagtcatagagttcAAAGCCAGAGGAGACCACCAGTCTACCCCTGAGGGGTGGTGTTTCCCTGGCTGCTTCTGTGTGGCTTCTAGGGAGCAGCAATGAAttcctccttctctttcccaGAGAGCCACCTCAGCCTGCTAGGCCTTTTGAAAGGAGAGAACGGGTCCCTGCCCAGAATGTGGAATGGGAGCCAGGAGCTGGACTGGGAGGAGCTCTTCCTGTTTGCAAAGGAGCCTGTCACCATCAGCCTCACCGTCCTGTACCTACTCTCTTTTGTGGTGGGATTTGTTGGGAATATCATGTCCATCAAAGTGCTTACCAGGAAGCGTAGCAGTCGGATGCCCAGCCTGAGTGCCACCAGGAGCCTCCTTATCAACCTGGCTATCTGCGACTTGATGGTGGTGTGCATCTGCATGCCCATCACGGTGGGGAACTTGATATACAAAGCCTGGGTGTATGGGGACTTCCTGTGCAGGGCTGTGCCATTTGTCCAGGCCGTGTCCGTCTCAGCCAGTGTGCTCAGCCTCACGGTCATTAGTGTGAACAGGTATTACAGTGTTCACAATCCTCTGAATGCCAGGTCCTTCTTCACTCAGAGGAAGATCCTCAGCACCATCCTGGTGGTGTGGGTCCTGTCCTCTGGGATCTGCATGCCCCTTATATTCATGAACAAAAGGGATGAGATTGGGGCGGTGGAGGGACTGCCACTGGTGTTCCCAATCTGCAGGGAAATATGGCCTCAAGAGAGGCTCAAGCAAGCCTACAACTTCCTGCTCTTCTGTGCCCTCTATTGCCTGCCCGTGCTATTCAATATGATCATCTGCTTCCTGACCGTGCGAAGGCTGTGGAGCTGCACCAGCCAGTTGAAGGAGCGCAACTCCCTGAACCGATCCCTGCCAGCCTCCAGGCTGAAGATCCGCAAGAAGGTGGCCCAGATGGTGGTGGCCCTGGTCCTGCTGTTTGCCATCTCTTGGCTGCCAGTCTACATGATGGACATCTGGATTGACTTCAACATCCCCAACTCTTTGCAGGATGTGACTCCATCTCCCTGGGTCCTGCAGCTCAGACCTTTTGCTCAGTGGCTAGGCCTCACCAATTCCAGCCTCAACCCCATATGCTATTGTTTTGTTGGGAACCTCTACAGGTCAGCCAAAGAAATGAAGAGCAAATACCACCAGAGGATGGTCTCCCTTTTTAACTTCTCTCTGTCTGAAGGGACTGCACCTTCTTCTGTGCCTGAGTTGCTCTCTTACAGGAACTCCATGGACTCTGCAGGGAAAGAGTCCAGCTGCACCCTGGCAATGAGCAAGAGGTATCAGGGAGACACTGACCCTAAGAACAACTATGAAACTCCACTAATGTCCTGCCAGTCTCTGTCTCTAAACACCATGTCTAGTGAAAAGACTTCTCTATAATCCTGCTCAGGAAGAACACCTATTAATACATTCATCCTTACTAAGAGGTGTATCAGACACATCTGATGGCCATTTGGTAGGTTTTTCTGAATCTGATATTCTAAAGAGGGAGAAGAAACCTAGCATGCCCTCTCCCAACCTTCCCCGCCCCCAAATAAAGacagaggaaggaaagagagatAACGAGAAAAAATGCCGAGAAAAAGATTACTTCTATTTTAACTGAGATGAACTTACCAAAAAGGACAAATTATCTCTACCAGAGACACCTGGACACAAGAAATGCACAATCCTCTTGCTCATTAAAAGCTTTCACACTAATAGATAAACTTCCAATCAGATGTTCTCCTCCTGCAACTCCATCTCTGCAGAGATGCAGGTTTGATACATTGTACTTTGACCGCTTGCTGTTGCTTACCCTGTGCTGATAAAGTCCAAATGGAACAAGCTCTCTCCTGGCTGCAGATGACATCAATCGGAGTTGCAAACAGTAAAGAAACTCTAGAAACCATAGAACATAAATAGTATTAGCAGAGAATTTCACACGCTGTGCCACTTGAGACGTCATTGTCTGATCTGTAACACACCAAGCTGCCATACAGACAAATGCTACTGAAGTGAGTTGTCTGTGACATAAACATTATGGTTCTGTCTTTGGAAATTCAGAAGAGATACTGTGGTCTCAGAGCCCCTCTGAGAAGTGCAGTAGGAAAATGGGCTCTTTGGGATTGGGAACATTTTCCTTTTGGTGGTTTGCATATAACTGGATTTCTGTTAACACATTTTCCACTCAGAAAGTCAGCTCACCCACCGCTCTACCTGTACAAAGCAAAGACAATGGCAtgtgaaaataaaagtaaaaagtgTTTTATAACAATAAAATCAGAACCAAACTGTAATCTGTAGTCCTGTTATAtttctctggggaggagagattcAAAGTCCTTTTATTTTCCTGAAGAGGAAATGCAGGTTAAAATGTGTGCTATTAGCACTTCTAAAGGAGTCTTTGCTAAGTAAATAGTAATGATTGTTTATTTGTACTATAGTAGTGTCTAGAGGTCCAGGCCCAAATTGTGAGTTCATTGTGCTAtataggggttctcaaacttcattgcaccatgacccccttctgccaacaaaaattactacacaaccccaggaggggggagtGACGCCTGAGtccacctgagccccactgcctcgGATGTGGGGGAGTCAaatcccaagggcttcagtcccaggcagggggcctatagcctgagctctgccacccagagctgaagcccttggtCTTCGGCTTTGGacccaggcggtggggcttggtcttcagctttggccctgggccacagcaagtctaacgccagccctggtgaccccattaaaatggggttgcaacccactctCAGACTGGGGATGTGACCTTCAGGGAGTTGTGAGATAGTTACacgggggtcgcgagctgtcagccccATAGGGCTGACAGGCCTGAGCCTGGCCATGCATGGGGCTGACAGGCTCAATCCCTcattaaattaaatgaatattaaattaaattaacttCCCCATGTTTAATTTCTAAGGGGGGGAGTCACAGTCAGAGGTTTGCCATGAGAAagaggtcaccaatacaaaaagtttgagaatcactgatataTAGTCATTATAAAAGACCAAGCCTCTTCCAATGATCTAACAGTCTGAATACAACAggtaaagggtgggagaaaaaggTACAACTTACAAGTAGAATACTGGGATGAAAGTCAAGGACCACCTCTTACCATATGTCTGCATAGTGCCTACCACGATGGGGCCCCAAATCTGGCTGTGGCCCCATGGTGCTACCATAATGCTTTGTTCTCTGCTTACTCACTCAGCAGCACTTGGGAGACTAGAGGTGCCATGTCAGTGAGCAGCAAAATGCAGGAAGCAGCCTTTTTGGCAAAAGATTTCACATACTGTGAAACCTAAACGTTGGAAGACTAGAAGCAATCTTATTAGAGAGCAGGGGGGACAGTGTTCTGTGGAAACATATGATTCAAGTAACATCCCACTGCCTCCCAGGGAGCCTTTTGCTTTGGGAGTTCAGAGAAAGCCAGATTGAAATAGCCATCTGTCCCAGCAGGATTGCCACCTTTTTAATGATCATTAAATATCATTTCATGTTACTAATGATCTGCCTGGAAAACAAAGGATTGTCTCCTAACAGATAGCTGCATCCAGAGTCTGTTTTCCCTTCTTTGTGTTAAATGGGCACAAAATCACAATTAAGCATTTTTACAGCAAGTGAGAAATGTCTCCTGACTGCTGTGCTCAGTGTGAAAATGCCATTTGCATTTCTGCAGGTGATAGCTCATGGGACATGGACAGCGCCTGTTGCCTGGTACATAAAAAGCTGGCCTTTTAATACCCTTCAGGGGAACATTtgcaatgattttattttttctttcaaagcaTATGTtagtgttggtgaaagatgccaggctgaggagcagtaggggccaatccaaaacccattgaagtcagcgagctttggatcaggccctataaatTGAAATCCTCTACCCACAGACCAGGTGCAGCACAGCTCTGCAAAACTTCCCTTATGTTGCCTGGATAAATGTACTCAATCTTGTTCTGAAGGATCTGTGTCTAGGGAAATGAGGGGAATATAGGAGCTGCCATATCAGATCCATCTGGTCCAGTATCCATCTTTGAGAAAGGCCAGTAGTGGATGATGCAGACAATAGTACAAGGACTCCGCCGTGAAAATTATTGTATAACCTTCCCATaggagaagtttcttcctgaccccatcATTTACTGGGTTTAtttataccctgaagcatgaggctttATGTATCCCTTAACAAGTTCTTTAGAATCCGATTGAATGAAACTGTGGGAGTTGTCATTATCGATAAACATTTCTTACCCTTTCATGAATTCTAcaaagctcttggcctcagtgatatcttgtggcaatgagtgcCACAGGCCAATCATGCCtgcataaaaatatttctttctatCACTTTTAAATGTATTGCCTTTCAATTTTACTGAACATCCCCATTTTCCTGTGTAAAAATAGGAGTGTCCACATTAACTTCTCTGTACTATTCATTACTTTGTCTGCCTTGGGAGGAGAGGAATAAGAGGGAACATAATAAACTACAGCCTCAGTCTTTCCAATCTCTCCTTGCTTCTTATCATCATTACTGGTACTGGAACCTCCTTCCCTCTCCATACCCATTCActccttgacctctctgctgaaACTACCCAGACGCCTATCAATTATCACGGCTCGTTTTTGTGACATGCACACCTGTTTACTACTGAGAACACTAATTAATTTCACTCAGTCTACCCAACAACTGCTAAATAGGAATGATTTTCATTCACTATCACCTTAGGGCAGATTTGAGTCAGTGATGTAAGAGTGAAAGCCTGTGTGTCCCCTgagacaccccctccctcaaCAGGTCATTCAGCCATGTCTGTGTGACGTGGGCTAGCCCAGCTGAGGTACAACTGCAGCATTTGGAAAGGTGAGTTTTTTCCTCCCTGCTCTCTGATACACAGCTATTTATAGCAGACCAGATCCCCTTGGGGTCCTGCAATCTCCTTGTGTCTAATGCCTGACAACCTGACAGGCATCTAAATGCCATTAATGCTTCTGACCCTGTGAGGAATACACAACAGACACATCTTTGTATACTGAACACTGATGAATTCCCCGCAAGGAGCCCAAGCTAAAGGTCTTGCTCATGGCGTGTAGATTAGCAAACATATTTCTCTGTACACATTGGTCAGTGGGGGCTGGATAGTCTGGGAAAGTGCATTTTAAAGATACCGAATCTTTCCCTAGGAAAGCCCCAAGAAGTCAAAGGAAATGTCACGATCATTAGACCATCCCAGGAGCAAATGGGCCCAGTTTAAAGAGCTCTGGAAGGAAAACGAAGATGCAGCCAACAGTCATCATGGTttcacagtctttgtttctcTTTATCCCCATCAGTCCTTGTTTGCCTCTGCTGAATCCCTCACTCTGGGTGCAGTGCGACAGGATGCTCATGACCAGAGGATGGCATTGCTGGGCAGCTGAGTTGGCATTCTGCGTTCCTAAGGCCAGTGGGCCTTGTTCAGTCCAAACACATgaaggctttggccctgggccatAAGAACAGCAGCACCGGATGCATTTTGGCTTCTTGATTAAAAGATGACTTAAGGTAACCACGACCAAACTTTCTTCTGTCCCTCCCTAGGGCTCGTGGACAATCACTGCCCAAAGGTTGATTTCATCAACTGAAAACACGCCCACACTTGGATCTTTGTGCTGCATTTAGTGAGAAGTGAAAGACTCAGAGGTTCAGTTTGAGGTTTGGGGTTCTTCTTATCTGAGCTAAACTCATTGCTGGTCCCTAGTTACTAACCTCCCATCCCATCACATAGCAACTACCCAGGACACATGGGCTTTGTGAAAGGAGAAATCTAATTATCCAAGCAGTATGACTACTAACTGTTTCCACAGGAAACAGACAGTGAAATAAGGCCATTGACTCATTTGCCATTAACAatgctgttaatacaccccagctCCACAGGACCTCACCCGATTCTAAGCTTTGCCAGACTGGCTGCAATTTTGCCATTTGAATCAATATGGGCAAATATGCTGCAAGGTGGGTGGGTGTAATGTAACGTTAACTGAATCTCTTTGCTGCTGCAGGAAATCACAGACAGTTTCTCTATGGTGCCTGGACTGTCCTactgtctcttcctcttctgccagtCCCATGTTCTCAGCTTTGTCTCAAAGCCCTCAGCACCTGGGGATGGATTTTCTGCCAGTTGAATTCAGGCtgaattcagacctggtgtaactCTATTAAAGGCAGAACTTTATGGGCTTGATGGGACATGGACTGTCTCTTGCCTGCTGCAATTACTGTACATTAACACTGACACAGCGGAGACTGGGGAAAGCTCATTCATTCATTGACAAAACCAGTGAGGGCTGCTGGAGATGCTGTAGGGGTGCCCCCCTGCTTTCCTCCCTTCACCCCATTTTTCTTCACTAATCCCGCAACTCCCACCCATTCCCTCCAccacctcagcctctcctccatcATCTGCCCCTctattccctttctccaccctcTTCCCCAACTCTCCATCACTGCTCatcaatgtattatttatttattcctcaCAAGTATTAGtaatttatattaataataaGTGTGTATATGTTGAGTCACTGACGTGCATAGCCATGAGCAGAGACATTTAATATTCTGATCTtacttacactgctgtaaattaaGAGTGACTCCTTTGGAAGTCAAAGATGTTATGTGGGtgtgaatgagatcagaattgggcccatgaTCCTGCCCCAGGAGTTTGTCATTTAAGTGGATTTCCTTCAGTCTCCACCACTTTTGATTTTCCCCCATGGCTGGTCTCCAGCtgcaggcccagatcctcagctgtgccaGAGCGCCCCAGGCTGCAGATGAGGACAGCAGATGAAGTATACATCACTGTCAGCCATCTTTCTACTCCCCTGAACTTGGGACAGCTAAGAGCCACTCGAACccctggcataagttagagcagcctcaggaatCCCCAGCTGCCTGGTTTAAAGTTGCTATTCTGGGGGCGCAAAGCAGCCTTAGAAGAGGTCACGATCTGACCCTGTCTTATTATTCACCATCACTTACTCCTCAAGAATCTCAGAGGGCCCGTCCCACCCTTGGAATAATCCAGAGCAGGGCAAGAAGAGGGTTCTCCACAAAGGGGGGAGGGTTCTGTTTGCTCATGTTTTACATATTTTACTTAActaacccccaccccagagatggaaATATCAGGCAGGTTAAATGCAAAGCCACCAGCACAGGGGTCAGCTTGTGATTCTCCTTCAAAGCTCTTTTGCTCTGGTAGTAAGTCCATCACACAGACACTTGACATATTCTAAAATTAAATCAGTGAGAACAGCAATGCCACCGGCTGACTGTGGCCTCCTACATTTTCTTATGTCCCATATGGTGGAGAAGGAGGAAGTTCTCCATATTATCTTTTTAGGAATATcatctgcacctcagtttccccatttgatATTATCCTCCTGACTGCATGGAATTAAATCAAAGGAGGTTGCTGGgaggaaacaaacaggaaatgaaacaatgacaAAGATATGGTACTGCCATATCTTAAGGAATACCCAGGGCCCTTAAGGAAACAATGGGGGAGCTATTCATTATGAAGTAGTCACCTGCCTGGTTCCAACCAGACTTGCAAGTTAATTTTTCCCAGGTCTGAGCCTAGAATCAAGGGGACCCCAAACCATTAAAGACCCCAGTCTAGAAAGAAAGTGGGTGAGCAGGCAGCAGTGGCTGGAGATTGGTCTCTAACAGAGAGAAACACTCGGAGGACCCCTGTCTctcccagggagcagggggctgggctgagtgGAACTTACCCAAAGCTTTCAAGGTAAGAATAAAAGTTATGTCTGACCCAGGCAGACAGGCCTTTTGTTATTTTATCCCTATGCTCTGAGTGTTACGTACCTGtggataataaataatattttgtattgAAGAAGCTGTTCgagtcactttaatcagctgCTCTCACAGGCTCCCTGAGGAAAGCGGTATACAGGTGCGAAACACAGTTGGGTCTGTCATGTTATCATGGTGGTAAACAGGGTGACTGCAGCCCCAAGACCCAGTCTAGTTTCTCTATCTAGAGAGAAGTGAAGGTATCACAACCTGTCACTAAAGAGATGCACTAAAAAGGGTCTAAAGTGCTGCTCGCCCTGTAACCACAATCTGTGTTATTAGTGAAATCCTTAAATCAAGCCTCTGGATTCAATGGTAAAGTATCATGACTGCAGTATGCCAGTGTTCTTATAACAGCGACTAAACAGCCAAAGttctgtcccagcatgcactgggctcAGTATAAAATCTGGGACGGACACTGTCAGAGGGAGCCTTGTCGTTTGTTGTTCTAGAGCCCTGGTCAGGAATATGGAAGG
The nucleotide sequence above comes from Natator depressus isolate rNatDep1 chromosome 10, rNatDep2.hap1, whole genome shotgun sequence. Encoded proteins:
- the LOC141994368 gene encoding galanin receptor type 1-like — protein: MNSSFSFPESHLSLLGLLKGENGSLPRMWNGSQELDWEELFLFAKEPVTISLTVLYLLSFVVGFVGNIMSIKVLTRKRSSRMPSLSATRSLLINLAICDLMVVCICMPITVGNLIYKAWVYGDFLCRAVPFVQAVSVSASVLSLTVISVNRYYSVHNPLNARSFFTQRKILSTILVVWVLSSGICMPLIFMNKRDEIGAVEGLPLVFPICREIWPQERLKQAYNFLLFCALYCLPVLFNMIICFLTVRRLWSCTSQLKERNSLNRSLPASRLKIRKKVAQMVVALVLLFAISWLPVYMMDIWIDFNIPNSLQDVTPSPWVLQLRPFAQWLGLTNSSLNPICYCFVGNLYRSAKEMKSKYHQRMVSLFNFSLSEGTAPSSVPELLSYRNSMDSAGKESSCTLAMSKRYQGDTDPKNNYETPLMSCQSLSLNTMSSEKTSL